In Cervus elaphus chromosome 31, mCerEla1.1, whole genome shotgun sequence, one DNA window encodes the following:
- the SON gene encoding protein SON isoform X1, whose protein sequence is MATNIEQIFRSFVVSKFREIQQELSSGRSEGQLNGETNTPIEGNQAGDAAASARSLPNEDIVQKIEEVLSGVLDTELRYKPDLKEASRKSRCVSVQTDPTDEIPTKKSKKHKKHKNKKKKKKKEKEKKYKRQSEESESKPKSHHDGNIESDSFLKFDSEPSELALEHPVRAFGLSDTSECPAVGLEHPVVSMEVSEPHTLETLKPAAKHTELSVASASVVLVQSEQSVAVMLEPSTTKILDSFATAPVPTTTVVLKSSEPVVTMSMECQMKSVQKSLESTPPEPSKIMLLELSETLVSSETPTEVHPEPSTSTTMDFPESSATEVLRLPEQPVEGPSEIADSSMTRPQEMLELPKTTALELQESSVASVMELPGPPATSMPELQGPPVTPVLELPGPSATPAPELPGPLSTPVPELLGPPATAVPELAGPSVTSVPQLSQELSGLPAPSMGLEPPQEVPEPPVMAQELPGLPVVTTAVELPGQPVVTVAMELTEQPVTTTELEQPVGMTAVEHPGQPEVTTATGLLGQPEAAMVLELPGQPVATTALELSGQPSVTGVPELPGLPSATRALELSGQPVAAGALELPGQLMAAGALEFSGQSGAAGALELLGQPLATGVLELPGQPGAPELPGQPVATVALEISVQSVVTTELSTMTVSQSLEVPSTTALESYNTVAQELPTTLVGETSVTVGVDPLMAQESHMLASNTMETHMLASNTMDSQMLASNTMDSQMLASNTMDSQMLASSTMDSQMLATSSMDSQMLATSSMDSQMLATSSMDSQMLATSSMDSQMLATSSMDSQMLATSSMDSQMLATSSMDSQMLATSSMDSQMLATSTMDSQMLATSSMDSQMLASGTMDSQMLASGSMDAQMLASGTMDAQMLASSTQDSAMLGSKSPDPYRLAQDPYRLAQDPYRLGHDPYRLGHDAYRLGQDPYRLGHDPYRLTPDPYRMSPRPYRIAPRSYRIAPRPYRLAPRPLMLASRRSMMMSYAAERSMMSSYERSMMSYERSMMSPMAERSMMSAYERSMMSAYERSMMSPMAERSMMSAYERSMMSAYERSMMSPMADRSMMSMGADRSMMSSYSAADRSMMSSYSAADRSMMSSYTADRSMMSMAADSYTDSYTDTYTEAYMVPPLPPEEPPTMPPLPPEEPPMTPPLPPEEPPEGPALATEQSALTAENTWSAEVSALPPEESVSLPEPPVSQSEIAEPLAVTANYSVSASEAAVTVPEPPLEPESSVMSTPVESAAVAEEHEIVAERPVTYMVSETPTTAAEPTVLTSEPSVMSETAETYDSMRASGQTASEVSMSLLEPAVPIAEPSQNTGDLPTMAVLEPPSVAVSEHPAGTVSETSTMAVPEPQAEAVLDPPAAAVQDPPAVAVLDPPAEAVPESLALSEPEHVTIPLPVVSALEPTVPILEPVVSILQPNMIVSEPSSCVPESTVTISEPPVTVSEQTQVIPTETVVESTPVILESSVIKGMNLLSGDQNVASEIGMQEIAMHSDEEPHAEGLLKSGSNETGNCINTDLNINNHLIAQEMERSTVSAASTGAVGEIGEETILPTSETKQCTVLDTCPSVGETELGGTLSSIGPLVLEPEAVGTGKDLEFGTASALSLVSKYDVEVSLTTQDTEHDMVISTSPSGGSEADIEGPLPAKDIHPDLPNNFINKDAEGSLPVQESDQMLAAAVSPKESSGEDKEVSLSTKEIVSDSGFPASIDDINEADLVRPLLPKDMERLTSLRAGIEGPLLSSEVERDKSAASPVVISIPERASESSSEEKDDYEIFVKVKDTHEKSKKNKNRDKGEKEKKRDSSLRSRSKRSKSSEHKSRKRTSESRSRARKRSSKSKSHRSQTRSRSRSRRRRRSSRSRSKSRGRRSVSKEKRKRSPKHRSKSRERKRKRSSSRDNRKTGRARSRTPSRRSRSHTPSRRRRSRSGGRRSFSISPSRRSRTPSRRSRTPSRRSRTPSRRSRTPSRRSRTPSRRSRTPSRRRRSRSVVRRRSFSISPVRLRRSRTPLRRRFSRSPIRRKRSRSSERGRSPKRLTDLNKAQLLEIAKANAAAMCAKAGVPLPPNLKPAPPPTIEEKVAKKSGGATIEELTEKCKQIAQSKEDDDVIVNKPHVSDEEEEEPPFYHHPFKLSEPKPIFFNLNIAAAKPTPPKSQVTLTKEFPVSSGSQHRKKEADSVYGEWVPVEKNGEENKDDDNVFSSNLPSEPVDISTAMSERALAQKRLSENAFDLEAMSMLNRAQERIDAWAQLNSIPGQFTGSTGVQVLTQEQLANTGAQAWIKKDQFLRAAPVTGGMGAVLMRKMGWKEGEGLGKNKEGNKEPILVDFKTDRKGLVAVGERAQKRSGNFSAAMKDLSGKHPVSALMEICNKRRWQPPEFLLVHDSGPDHRKHFLFRVLINGSAYQPSFASPNKKHAKATAATVVLQAMGLVPKDLMANATCFRSASRR, encoded by the exons ATGGCGACCAACATCGAGCAGATTTTTAGGTCTTTCGTGGTCAGTAAATTCCGGGAAATTCAACAGGAGCTTTCAAG TGGAAGGAGTGAAGGACAGCTCAATGGTGAAACAAACACACCTATTGAAGGAAACCAGGCAGGTGATGCCGCTGCCTCTGCCAGGAGCCTACCAAATGAAGACATAGTTCAGAAGATAGAGGAAGTACTTTCTGGGGTCTTAGATACAGAATTACGATATAAGCCAG acTTGAAGGAGGCATCCAGAAAAAGTAGATGTGTGTCTGTCCAAACAGATCCTACTGATGAGATTCCTACCAAAAAGTCGAAGAAGcataaaaagcacaaaaataaaaagaagaaaaagaagaaagaaaaggagaaaaagtataAAAGACAGTCAGAAGAATCGGAGTCAAAGCCGAAATCACATCACGATGGGAACATAGAATCGGATTCCTTTTTGAAGTTTGATTCTGAACCTTCAGAGCTGGCACTGGAGCATCCTGTGAGAGCGTTTGGCCTGTCTGACACCAGTGAGTGTCCCGCAGTTGGGCTTGAACATCCTGTGGTTTCGATGGAGGTCTCAGAGCCACACACCTTAGAAACTCTGAAGCCAGCTGCAAAACATACAGAACTGTCAGTTGCATCTGCATCAGTAGTCTTAGTGCAGTCAGAGCAGTCTGTGGCAGTAATGCTGGAACCATCCACAACAAAGATTCTGGATTCCTTTGCAACAGCACCAGTGCCTACTACAACAGTAGTGCTAAAGTCATCTGAGCCAGTGGTAACAATGTCAATGGAGTGTCAGATGAAATCTGTGCAGAAATCTTTGGAGAGCACACCTCCAGAGCCATCAAAGATCATGTTGCTAGAGCTATCAGAAACTCTTGTGTCATCAGAGACACCTACTGAGGTGCACCCTGAGCCAAGCACGTCAACAACAATGGATTTTCCAGAGTCGTCAGCAACTGAAGTGCTAAGATTGCCAGAGCAGCCTGTAGAAGGACCATCAGAGATTGCAGATTCATCCATGACACGACCGCAGGAGATGCTGGAGCTGCCCAAGACCACAGCGTTGGAGCTGCAGGAGTCGTCGGTGGCCTCAGTGATGGAGTTGCCGGGGCCACCTGCGACCTCCATGCCGGAGTTGCAGGGGCCCCCTGTGACTCCAGTGCTGGAGTTACCTGGGCCCTCTGCTACCCCGGCACCAGAGTTGCCAGGGCCCCTTTCTACCCCAGTGCCTGAGTTGCTAGGGCCCCCTGCAACAGCAGTGCCTGAGTTGGCGGGGCCCTCTGTGACATCAGTGCCACAGTTGTCACAGGAATTGTCAGGGCTTCCAGcaccatccatggggttggagCCACCACAGGAGGTACCAGAGCCACCTGTGATGGCACAGGAGTTACCAGGGCTGCCTGTGGTGACAACAGCAGTAGAGTTGCCAGGGCAGCCTGTGGTAACAGTAGCAATGGAGTTGACCGAACAACCTGTGACGACGACAGAGTTGGAGCAGCCTGTGGGGATGACAGCGGTGGAACATCCTGGGCAGCCTGAGGTGACAACGGCAACAGGGTTGCTGGGGCAGCCTGAGGCAGCAATGGTGCTGGAGTTGCCAGGACAGCCGGTGGCAACGACAGCGCTGGAGTTGTCAGGGCAGCCTTCGGTGACTGGGGTGCCAGAGTTGCCAGGGCTGCCTTCGGCAACTAGGGCGCTGGAGTTGTCGGGGCAGCCTGTGGCAGCTGGGGCACTGGAGTTGCCTGGGCAGCTCATGGCAGCTGGGGCACTGGAGTTCTCGGGGCAGTCTGGGGCAGCTGGAGCCCTGGAGCTTCTGGGGCAGCCTTTGGCAACAGGGGTGCTGGAGTTGCCAGGGCAACCTGGGGCGCCAGAGTTGCCTGGGCAGCCTGTGGCAACTGTGGCGCTGGAGATCTCTGTTCAGTCTGTGGTGACAACGGAGCTGTCAACGATGACCGTGTCGCAGTCCCTGGAGGTGCCCTCGACGACAGCGCTGGAGTCCTATAATACGGTAGCACAGGAGCTGCCTACTACATTAGTGGGGGAGACTTCTGTAACAGTAGGAGTGGATCCCTTGATGGCCCAAGAATCCCATATGTTAGCTTCTAACACCATGGAGACCCATATGTTAGCATCCAACACCATGGACTCCCAAATGCTAGCGTCCAACACCATGGACTCTCAAATGCTAGCATCCAACACCATGGACTCCCAGATGTTAGCCTCTAGCACCATGGACTCCCAGATGTTAGCAACCAGCTCCATGGACTCCCAGATGTTAGCAACCAGCTCCATGGACTCCCAGATGTTAGCAACCAGCTCCATGGACTCTCAGATGTTAGCAACCAGCTCCATGGACTCCCAGATGTTAGCAACCAGCTCCATGGACTCCCAGATGTTAGCAACCAGCTCCATGGACTCCCAGATGTTAGCAACCAGCTCCATGGACTCCCAGATGTTAGCAACCAGCTCCATGGACTCTCAGATGTTAGCAACCAGCACCATGGACTCCCAGATGTTAGCCACTAGCTCTATGGACTCCCAGATGTTAGCATCTGGCACTATGGACTCTCAGATGTTAGCTTCTGGCTCCATGGATGCTCAGATGTTAGCGTCTGGTACCATGGATGCCCAGATGTTAGCATCTAGTACCCAAGATTCTGCTATGTTGGGTTCAAAATCTCCTGATCCCTACAGGTTAGCTCAGGATCCTTACAGATTAGCTCAGGATCCGTATAGGTTAGGTCATGACCCTTACAGGCTAGGTCATGATGCCTACAGGTTAGGGCAGGACCCCTATAGATTAGGCCATGATCCCTACAGACTAACTCCTGATCCCTATAGGATGTCACCTAGACCCTATAGGATAGCACCCAGGTCCTATAGAATAGCTCCCAGGCCATATAGGTTAGCACCTAGACCCCTGATGTTAGCATCTAGACGTTCTATGATGATGTCCTATGCTGCAGAACGTTCCATGATGTCATCTTATGAACGCTCTATGATGTCTTATGAGCGGTCTATGATGTCCCCTATGGCTGAGCGCTCTATGATGTCAGCCTACGAGCGCTCTATGATGTCAGCCTATGAGCGCTCTATGATGTCCCCTATGGCTGAGCGCTCTATGATGTCAGCTTATGAACGCTCTATGATGTCAGCCTACGAGCGCTCCATGATGTCCCCAATGGCTGACCGATCTATGATGTCCATGGGTGCTGACCGGTCTATGATGTCGTCATACTCTGCTGCTGACCGGTCTATGATGTCATCGTACTCTGCAGCTGACCGATCTATGATGTCATCTTATACTGCTGATCGTTCAATGATGTCTATGGCAGCTGATTCTTACACCGATTCTTATACTGATACATACACGGAGGCATATATGGTGCCACCTTTGCCTCCTGAAGAGCCTCCAACAATGCCACCATTGCCACCTGAAGAGCCACCAATGACACCACCATTGCCTCCTGAGGAGCCACCAGAAGGTCCAGCGTTAGCCACTGAGCAGTCAGCATTAACAGCTGAAAATACATGGTCTGCTGAAGTGTCAGCATTACCTCCTGAAGAGTCTGTATCGCTGCCTGAACCTCCTGTGAGTCAAAGTGAGATTGCGGAGCCTTTGGCAGTGACTGCTAATtattcagtgtcagcatcagagGCTGCCGTGACTGTTCCAGAACCACCGCTAGAGCCAGAGTCTTCAGTTATGTCAACACCTGTAGAGTCTGCTGCTGTAGCAGAAGAGCATGAAATTGTTGCAGAGAGACCAGTGACTTACATGGTGTCTGAAACTCCCACAACAGCAGCTGAACCAACTGTGTTAACATCAGAGCCTTCTGTTATGTCAGAGACAGCAGAAACTTACGATTCCATGAGGGCTTCAGGACAGACTGCCTCAGAGGTATCTATGTCCCTGCTGGAGCCAGCAGTACCTATTGCAGAACCATCACAGAATACTGGAGATCTGCCAACCATGGCTGTCTTAGAGCCGCCATCTGTGGCTGTTTCAGAGCATCCAGCTGGGACTGTTTCAGAGACATCAACCATGGCTGTCCCAGAGCCACAGGCTGAGGCTGTCCTAGACCCTCCAGCTGCGGCTGTCCAGGACCCTCCAGCTGTGGCTGTCCTGGACCCACCAGCTGAGGCTGTCCCAGAGTCCCTGGCCTTGTCTGAGCCAGAGCATGTTACCATTCCTTTGCCAGTTGTTTCTGCCCTGGAGCCTACTGTGCCTATCCTGGAACCAGTGGTGTCCATCCTTCAACCTAATATGATTGTTTCAGAACCATCTAGTTGTGTCCCAGAGTCCACTGTGACAATTTCAGAGCCTCCTGTCACTGTCTCAGAGCAGACTCAAGTAATACCAACTGAGACAGTTGTAGAGTCTACACCAGTAATATTAGAGTCTAGTGttataaaaggaatgaatttacTATCTGGTGATCAAAATGTTGCTTCAGAGATTGGCATGCAGGAGATAGCCATGCATTCAGATGAAGAGCCACATGCTGAAGGACTCCTGAAGAGTGGCTCTAACGAAACTGGAAATTGTATAAATACAGACCTTAATATAAATAATCACTTAATTGCTCAAGAGATGGAACGTAGCACAGTGTCTGCTGCCAGCACTGGCGCTGTTGGTGAAATTGGTGAAGAGACAATTTTGCCTACTAGTGAGACTAAACAATGCACAGTATTGGATACCTGTCCTAGTGTGGGTGAAACTGAGCTAGGAGGAACTCTGTCTTCTATTGGTCCCCTTGTCCTTGAACCTGAAGCAGTGGGAACTGGTAAGGATCTTGAATTTGGCACAGCATCTGCTCTCAGTTTAGTTAGTAAATATGATGTTGAAGTATCTTTAACTACTCAAGATACTGAACATGACATGGTAATTTCCACCAGCCCCAGTGGTGGTAGTGAAGCTGACATAGAGGGACCTTTGCCTGCTAAAGACATTCATCCTGATTTACCTAATAATTTTATCAATAAGGATGCAGAAGGATCATTACCTGTACAGGAGAGTGATCAGATGTTAGCAGCTgctgtcagtcctaaagaaagTAGTGGAGAAGATAAAGAAGTATCTCTCTCTACTAAAGAGATAGTGTCTGATTCAGGATTTCCTGCCAGCATTGATGATATTAATGAAGCTGATTTAGTGAGACCATTACTTCCTAAGGACATGGAACGTCTTACAAGCCTTAGGGCTGGTATTGAAGGACCTTTACTTTCGAGTGAGGTGGAACGGGATAAATCTGCTGCCAGTCCAGTTGTAATTAGTATACCAGAAAGAGCTTCAGAGTCGTCTTCAGAGGAAAAAGATGATTATGAAATTTTTGTAAAAGTTAAggacacacatgaaaaaagcaagaaaaataagaacCGTGACAAAGgcgagaaagagaagaaaagagactcTTCATTAAGATCGAGAAGTAAACGTTCCAAGTCTTCTGAACACAAATCGCGAAAGCGCACCAGTGAATCTCGTTCTAGGGCAAGGAAGAGGTCATCTAAGTCCAAGTCTCATCGGTCTCAAACACGTTCACGGTCACGATCAAGACgcaggaggaggagcagcaggTCAAGATCAAAGTCTAGAGGAAGGCGATCTGTATCAAAAGAGAAGCGCAAAAGATCTCCAAAGCACAGATCCAAGtccagggaaagaaaaagaaaaagatcaagcTCCAGGGATAACCGGAAAACAGGTAGAGCTCGAAGTCGCACCCCAAGTCGTCGGAGCCGGAGTCACACTCCAAGTCGTAGGAGAAGATCCAGATCCGGGGGGAGAAGGAGCTTTAGCATTTCCCCGAGCCGACGGAGTCGGACCCCAAGTCGACGGAGCCGCACCCCTAGCAGACGGAGTCGGACCCCGAGTCGACGGAGCCGTACCCCGAGCCGGCGGAGCCGTACCCCGAGCCGACGGAGCCGTACCCCGAGCCGTCGGAGAAGATCAAGATCTGTGGTAAGAAGACGAAGCTTCAGTATATCACCAGTCAGATTACGGCGATCACGAACACCCTTGAGAAGAAGGTTTAGCAGGTCTCCAATCCGTCGCAAACGATCCAGGTCTTCAGAAAGAGGCAGATCACCTAAACGTCTCACAGATTTGA ATAAGGCTCAGTTACTTGAAATAGCCAAAGCTAATGCAGCTGCCATGTGTGCTAAGGCTGGTGTTCCTTTACCACCAAACCTAAAGCCTGCACCTCCACCTACAATAGAAGAGAAAGTTGCTAAAAAGTCAGGAGGAGCTACTATAGAAGAACTAACTGAG aaatgcAAACAGATTGCACAGAGTAAAGAAGATGATGATGTAATAGTGAATAAACCGCATGTTTcggatgaagaggaagaagaacctCCTTTTTATCATCATCCCTTTAAACTCAGTGAACCCAAACCCATTTTTTTCAATCTGAAT ATTGCTGCAGCAAAGCCAACTCCACCAAAAAGCCAGGTAACATTAACAAAAGAATTCCCTGTATCATCTGGATCTCAACATCGGAAAAAAGAAGCAGATAGTGTTTATGGAGAGTGGGTCCCTGTAGAGAAAAACggtgaagaaaacaaagatgatgatAATGTTTTCAGCAGCAATTTGCCCTCTGAG